The genomic window CGAATGATGCTTGTTTAAGGATAAAAGGATTTTATTATGGTGAGAGCAACAGGTTCAGTAGCTTCCAGACGCCGTCGTAAGCGCATATTGAAACAGGCTAAAGGTTTTTGGGGAGATAGAAAAGGCCACTTTCGTCAAAGCCGATCCTCTGTAATGAGAGCTATGGCATTTAATTACATGCATAGAAAAGATCGTAAAGGCGATTTCCGTAGTCTTTGGATAGCTCGTCTCAACGTGGCCTCTAGAATAAATGGTCTATCCTACAGTCGTTTAATTAACGGATTAAAATGTGCTGGGATCGATTTAAATAGGAAAATGCTATCCGAAATGGCTATTCATAATCCAATGGGTTTTGCAGAGGTAGCCAATCAAGCAAAAAAAGCTTTAGAGGCAACTGTTTAGGAAACCAATCTCATGACGATTCAAGAGGAGCTTGAGGCTACAAAGCAACAATTTTGTACTGAATTAAATCAAGTTAACTCTTCAAAAGATCTTTTCGACCTAAAGGT from Chlamydia sp. 04-14 includes these protein-coding regions:
- the rplT gene encoding 50S ribosomal protein L20, yielding MVRATGSVASRRRRKRILKQAKGFWGDRKGHFRQSRSSVMRAMAFNYMHRKDRKGDFRSLWIARLNVASRINGLSYSRLINGLKCAGIDLNRKMLSEMAIHNPMGFAEVANQAKKALEATV